The Candidatus Delongbacteria bacterium nucleotide sequence ATTTTCTCAAAATTCCTCAACCTGTACACAGAATAGATTTTGGAACCTCGGGGCTTTTGATGATAGCGAAAACTAGACAATCACAAATTATCCTTGGAAATATGTTTAAGGATAAAACAATTCAAAAGACCTATCACGCTCTGGTAATAGGTTCTCTTCAAGATAAAGGAAAGATAGATTCGACAATTGGTGGTAAAGAAGCTATCAGCTTGTTTGAAAGCATGGAAATTATACCTTCTCATAATAAGGGAGCAATTACTTTGGTAAAACTATCTCCACTAACTGGAAGAACACATCAGCTTAGAATTCATCTCAGCAGTATTGGACACCCAATTGTTGGAGATGGAAATTATGGTATTAAAGGAATGATTACTAAGGGTAAGGGTATGTTTCTAGCTTCTACAGGAATGAAATTTATTCATCCCGTTACAAATCAGCACATGGATATACATATTGATATTCCTGAAAAATTCATTAAATATATGAATAGAGAAAAGAAAAGGTATATTTACCATATGGAAAATCCGAATGTTTGAT carries:
- a CDS encoding RluA family pseudouridine synthase: MIFDKHIVPENYDEKIRLSEYLRDVFSSIPSRNGIYKAIKRGEISVNGNPAYTGDWVKPGMEIVYTPDRSEVKALFELKFDIVYEDEYLAIINKPPGIEVNGNKFKTIVNAIPGKINRSGEIDFLKIPQPVHRIDFGTSGLLMIAKTRQSQIILGNMFKDKTIQKTYHALVIGSLQDKGKIDSTIGGKEAISLFESMEIIPSHNKGAITLVKLSPLTGRTHQLRIHLSSIGHPIVGDGNYGIKGMITKGKGMFLASTGMKFIHPVTNQHMDIHIDIPEKFIKYMNREKKRYIYHMENPNV